ACAAGAACCACCTATAAGGTCCTAAGAAATCAGCTCCTGCAGCCACTAAAGCAACGCCTATTATGGGTAGGAAGGCACCTCCTATACTACCTACAGTAGCTGCGTGTAATCTTGTGTAGAAGTTGGGGAATCTTATCATAGCTATTGAAGCAACTAAGTCGCAGAAGACTCCTACAGTTATCAAAGCCTGACCAGCTATGACTAAGAACCACTCAATTAGCGTAGTCATTGCTAATCACCTAACTCTCTAGCTTCAAGATACTTAGCTACGTAAATATCTAAAGAAAATATCCATAAAATCAAAACAACTCCGCAAACTATGAGTAAAGGAGATCTTAAAATGATCGTTAAGACAGTCATGAAAGCCGCTAAATCGTAGCCTAACGCGTCAACGGCTAAGACTCTATCAGGTAGTGTAGGCCCCTTAATTATTCTGACCATATATAGAAGAAACGCTGTGAAGTAAGGAATCATGAGAGCGGTGAGATAGGTAATCACCCACCATTCTAAATCAGGCATGAGGTCCAGCCCATATTTAAGAACTGGGATACCTTTTTAAGCATTGATTTAAAGAAATTAATAAGCTTCCAAAACTATGTTCCTTTTAATGATCTCATTCACTATAAAGTTAAATGTGTAGTCACTCATACCTAAATATTCAGGAGGATTCACTCCAGGTTCTACGTAATTCTTCAGTACTAGGCGCGTGATTAATGCCGTCATATAACCTGTCACGCGAGACATAGAACTAAAGCCTTCTCTATACTCATCATACATGAAAAACCTCATTTCTTTCTCACCGCTCTTGCCGTAAACATCCATAACTGAAAAGTCTGGTGAGTCGTAAGTCATAGCAGGTATTACTAGCTTCATTGTAGATTCTATGAACTCGCTTCTGAAGAACCCTAGCTCCTTCAGGAACTTCATTCTAGTTAAGTGGCCAGGCCACCTAAGCGTGTACTCAATCAAGTTCTTAGCTCTTATAGTACTCAATAAAGTTCTCAAACCGTCAGTAGGGAATCTCTCAAACGTGAAATTCTTTATACGTACTTCCTCAATAACCTCTAGAGGGTCTTTCAACGTAAGTTTACCGTCTATTATGCACCTGGCTGGACGCAAATACTCATCTATCAGGTCTTGAGGAGAGAAAAGTACTTGATGGTATAGGGGAGGTCTAGGCTCCTTAGGCAAACCACCCACGTTTATGACACCCAAATCTAACACGCCTAGCTTACTGTATATGTGTCCTAATAATACATTGCTAAGACCTGGTGCAAATCCGGCGTCTACAACAACTCTTACTTCTCGTTGCCTAGCTTCGTTATTCAGGGGTAGGGGGTCTTCAGGCATAAAAGACACGTCAACGAGGTCACGCCCTACGACTAAAGCCTTCTTAAGTATTTTAAAGCCGAGAAAACCAGGCAACGCGTTTACTACGACGTCAAAACCCCTGAATATGTCGTCGAGAACCTCAGTTCTTGAGAGGTCTAGCTTAAGCACACTAGCAAATTCCTCAACTCTCTTTAATTTTGACTCATCCCTATCTACAACCAAAACCTCAAAATCCTTGCTTAAGTCATGTGCTACTAAAGTTCCGACACTACCAGAACCCAGTACTAGAACCCTCATAATGAGACCTCCATAATTTTTAGTCAATGAAAATAAAAATTGAGCACTTTACTATCTTTAAGCTGATCAGAGACATATTCCCAAACTTTTAGTTTTCTTCTAGCTCTGTAGTGAGTATTGTTTTAAAACGTTATTAGCGTACTCTACGGCTCGCTTAATCAGCTCTTTATGCATTCCGAGATATCTCTTATGATCTAGTACTTCTTTAATCTCTTCTTTGCTGAGATACTTAAGCACCCTTGAGTCTTCTGACGCTATGATTGGGAAGTCTTTATTCTCGCTAACTGCTTTACCCACTAACTCTCTAACAAGTTTATACGCTTCATGCCTTAGCATGCCCTTATCAGTTAATCTGAGTACTAAAGCTTCACTAACGTTCGTGCCACGACTCAACTCTAGATTCTTAATCATCTTCTCAGGATAGACCCTGAGATTCTCAACAACCTTGATTAAGGTGTTTAAGATTTCGTCTATTATTAAGAAAGAGTGAGGAATCAAGAATCTCTCAGCACTACTATTGCTTAAGTCTCTCTCATGCCAAAGAGGAATATCTTCTAACGCAGTTATGGTTAAAGCCCTCATCAACCTGGCAAGACCTGCTAACTTCTCGCTGAGAACAGGGTTTTCCTTATGAGGCATCGTACTACTGCCTACCCTGCCCTCAACACCCTCTGCTAATTCCATGATCTCGGGTCTCATAAGCTCTCTCACTTCTATGCCTAACCTTTCAGCTTGTGAGGCTAGGATTGCTAAGGCACTAATTAACTCAGCAACACCGTCTCTGGGGGAAACCTGCGTGGTTATGATGTGTGGCTGGAGGTTGAGTTCTCTCATAGATGTAGACTCTACACAAAGTCCCTTACTCCCCCAACCCGCCATAGTGCCTACAGCGCCTGCCATCTTCCCACGAACGACTTGAGGTTCGGCCTTTATTAACCGCTCAAGACTTCGCGTAAACTCGTATAAGTAGTTAGCAAATTTAAATCCTAGAGTTATCGGTAGGGCGTGCTGGGCGTGAGTCCTGCCAACCATTAAGGTATCACTATATCTCTCTGAAAGCTTTATGAGCAACTCAATCAACTTAACTAGCTTAGATTTGA
The Zestosphaera sp. DNA segment above includes these coding regions:
- a CDS encoding saccharopine dehydrogenase C-terminal domain-containing protein; this encodes MRVLVLGSGSVGTLVAHDLSKDFEVLVVDRDESKLKRVEEFASVLKLDLSRTEVLDDIFRGFDVVVNALPGFLGFKILKKALVVGRDLVDVSFMPEDPLPLNNEARQREVRVVVDAGFAPGLSNVLLGHIYSKLGVLDLGVINVGGLPKEPRPPLYHQVLFSPQDLIDEYLRPARCIIDGKLTLKDPLEVIEEVRIKNFTFERFPTDGLRTLLSTIRAKNLIEYTLRWPGHLTRMKFLKELGFFRSEFIESTMKLVIPAMTYDSPDFSVMDVYGKSGEKEMRFFMYDEYREGFSSMSRVTGYMTALITRLVLKNYVEPGVNPPEYLGMSDYTFNFIVNEIIKRNIVLEAY
- a CDS encoding monovalent cation/H+ antiporter complex subunit F — translated: MPDLEWWVITYLTALMIPYFTAFLLYMVRIIKGPTLPDRVLAVDALGYDLAAFMTVLTIILRSPLLIVCGVVLILWIFSLDIYVAKYLEARELGD
- the purB gene encoding adenylosuccinate lyase; this encodes MNNLSLCPLEFRYGSEEMRKIFRKENILMRMIDVEIILVKSLEECGLIPKGYSVNLESCAHSIKLDEVDSYEKSLGHEVMALVAAIADACGESARFVHYGATSNDLIDTVWALLIRDALRLIKSKLVKLIELLIKLSERYSDTLMVGRTHAQHALPITLGFKFANYLYEFTRSLERLIKAEPQVVRGKMAGAVGTMAGWGSKGLCVESTSMRELNLQPHIITTQVSPRDGVAELISALAILASQAERLGIEVRELMRPEIMELAEGVEGRVGSSTMPHKENPVLSEKLAGLARLMRALTITALEDIPLWHERDLSNSSAERFLIPHSFLIIDEILNTLIKVVENLRVYPEKMIKNLELSRGTNVSEALVLRLTDKGMLRHEAYKLVRELVGKAVSENKDFPIIASEDSRVLKYLSKEEIKEVLDHKRYLGMHKELIKRAVEYANNVLKQYSLQS
- the mnhG gene encoding monovalent cation/H(+) antiporter subunit G, producing MTTLIEWFLVIAGQALITVGVFCDLVASIAMIRFPNFYTRLHAATVGSIGGAFLPIIGVALVAAGADFLGPYRWFLCGASLVVAFIELLLAGAGSHALARATHRAKAAPVKPVIVDQLEEDRSKGEV